One region of Rhodocaloribacter litoris genomic DNA includes:
- a CDS encoding mechanosensitive ion channel family protein — translation MKPSFSFHSTVVLPQQAAPDTGQVAPDTLAADTSAVDTVGAISTLSREVGETGRLLIEGKWELVLNRLYDGLGGLAVAFIPKLLSALFVFIFFYILYRIFGSILHRMLERSRKVEPGLQSLLLKSYRVVALSFITLMVLANFDINITALLAGFSIVGIAVGFAAKDTLENFISGVTILLDRPFRVGDRIVIEGIYGTVEEITLRSTRVRTLNNEILVMPNIQMINQKLINHTMLGILRVEIPFGIAYKEYPEEARKVVLRLTEGDDRLHPNYPPECVVTGLGDSSVDMSLRLYLKNPLQEMQIKYEYVEKVREALRAADIEIPFPHRQLFLDEAKGLREFPLFNRNGEPASRPVPPDASDGD, via the coding sequence ATGAAACCCTCCTTTTCGTTCCACTCCACGGTCGTCCTGCCGCAGCAGGCGGCACCGGACACCGGTCAGGTCGCGCCCGACACGCTGGCCGCCGACACGTCGGCCGTCGACACCGTCGGCGCGATCAGTACCCTCAGCCGGGAGGTCGGGGAGACCGGCCGGCTGCTGATCGAGGGCAAATGGGAACTGGTGCTCAACCGCCTCTACGACGGCCTGGGCGGGCTGGCGGTAGCCTTCATCCCGAAGCTGCTCAGCGCCCTCTTCGTCTTCATCTTTTTCTACATCCTCTACCGCATCTTCGGCTCGATCCTGCACCGGATGCTCGAGCGCAGCCGGAAGGTGGAACCCGGCCTGCAGAGCCTGCTCCTCAAGTCCTACCGCGTCGTCGCCCTCTCGTTCATCACGCTGATGGTGCTGGCCAACTTCGACATCAACATCACCGCGCTGCTGGCCGGCTTCAGCATCGTCGGCATCGCCGTCGGCTTCGCCGCCAAGGACACCCTGGAAAATTTCATCTCGGGCGTGACGATCCTGCTGGACCGCCCCTTCCGCGTCGGCGATCGCATTGTCATCGAAGGCATCTATGGCACGGTCGAGGAGATCACCCTGCGCTCGACGCGTGTGCGCACGCTCAACAACGAGATCCTGGTCATGCCCAACATCCAGATGATCAACCAGAAGCTGATCAACCACACGATGCTGGGCATCCTGCGCGTCGAGATTCCCTTCGGCATCGCCTACAAGGAGTATCCGGAGGAGGCCCGCAAGGTGGTCCTCCGGCTGACCGAGGGGGACGACCGGCTCCACCCGAACTACCCGCCGGAATGCGTCGTCACGGGCCTCGGCGATTCCAGCGTCGACATGTCGCTCCGGCTCTACCTGAAAAATCCCCTCCAGGAAATGCAGATCAAGTATGAATACGTGGAGAAGGTGCGCGAGGCCCTCCGGGCAGCCGACATCGAGATCCCCTTCCCGCACCGCCAGCTTTTCCTGGACGAAGCCAAGGGACTACGCGAGTTCCCGCTCTTCAACCGGAACGGGGAGCCGGCTTCCCGCCCCGTGCCCCCGGACGCATCCGACGGCGACTGA
- a CDS encoding PH domain-containing protein has protein sequence MSSDVPPVPVLSRSDGQGSSPVDPASYREARRLHPLTLVQRLVVSLPALFFLLLPFLRHPDRDAWINLVIAIIYGVIALPWIVLYYHRFRYRITPRELIIESGVLTRKHRNIPIERIQSIEIEQRLLARLLGLAKVKVQTAGSAATEGVLEYVSVPEAHAIRRIVRVYQQHRTDAPEAAAGPPATTPETGEATPETTGLSLSLRRVLLSGAFRFSLLYIAVAFSLLQYFDPDPEAIALWLSRGALRPLITRAADAPWLTAFLFALLAALLSWLTGIAVNLGKYYGFRLWYEPGKLHKRHGLLTVSENTIPFRKVQALILRTNPLMQRFGWWELKLQTMGFDPREQGYQVAAPFARLDEIEAVARPMLPFHLPETFRSVSPLHARRVFVRWTLALLLLSAGTALFWTPAWWSLTALPLVGLYAWLAFRRHGYVFTGERLFVRRGVLRHHVWVLPVEKFQVFYLTASLFQRRLGLCSVYVDTAGVAGFAAPVIHDLPAGEAEALLETLYARFQAHYAGAEPPGAEAGVEAIRSRSEQSPR, from the coding sequence ATGTCGTCTGACGTGCCGCCGGTCCCCGTGTTGTCCCGGAGTGACGGGCAGGGGTCTTCGCCCGTGGATCCGGCCTCCTACCGGGAAGCCCGGCGGCTGCACCCGCTCACGCTCGTGCAGCGTCTGGTCGTGAGCCTGCCGGCCCTTTTCTTCCTGTTGCTGCCGTTCCTTCGCCACCCGGACCGGGATGCCTGGATCAACCTGGTCATTGCCATCATCTACGGCGTGATCGCCCTGCCCTGGATCGTCCTCTACTACCACCGTTTTCGGTATCGCATCACCCCCCGCGAGTTGATCATCGAGAGCGGGGTGCTCACACGCAAGCACCGCAACATCCCGATCGAGCGCATCCAGAGCATCGAGATCGAGCAGCGGCTGCTGGCCCGGTTGCTGGGCCTGGCCAAGGTGAAGGTACAGACGGCCGGCAGCGCAGCCACCGAGGGCGTCCTCGAATACGTGTCGGTGCCCGAGGCCCACGCCATCCGGCGGATCGTCCGGGTCTACCAGCAACACCGCACGGACGCACCGGAGGCGGCCGCCGGTCCACCGGCCACGACGCCGGAGACGGGCGAGGCCACGCCGGAGACGACAGGGCTTAGCCTGTCGCTGCGCCGGGTGTTGCTCTCGGGCGCCTTCCGGTTTTCCCTGCTCTACATCGCCGTCGCTTTCTCCCTGCTCCAGTACTTCGACCCGGATCCGGAGGCCATTGCGCTCTGGCTCTCGCGGGGGGCGCTCCGGCCGCTGATAACCCGCGCCGCCGACGCGCCCTGGCTGACGGCCTTCCTGTTTGCCCTCCTGGCTGCGCTCCTGTCCTGGCTCACCGGCATCGCCGTCAACCTGGGCAAGTACTACGGCTTCCGGCTCTGGTACGAGCCGGGCAAACTGCACAAGCGGCACGGCCTGCTGACCGTCTCGGAGAACACCATCCCTTTTCGCAAGGTTCAGGCCCTCATCCTGCGTACCAACCCGCTGATGCAGCGCTTCGGATGGTGGGAGTTGAAGCTGCAAACGATGGGATTCGACCCGCGGGAGCAGGGCTATCAGGTGGCCGCTCCCTTCGCACGTCTCGACGAGATCGAGGCGGTGGCCCGGCCCATGCTGCCCTTTCACCTGCCCGAGACGTTTCGTTCCGTCTCGCCGCTGCATGCCCGCCGCGTCTTCGTGCGCTGGACCCTGGCGCTGCTGCTGCTCTCAGCCGGCACGGCCCTCTTCTGGACGCCGGCCTGGTGGAGCCTGACGGCCCTGCCGCTCGTCGGTCTCTATGCCTGGCTGGCCTTCCGGCGCCACGGGTACGTCTTCACGGGCGAACGGCTCTTCGTCCGGCGCGGCGTCCTCCGGCACCACGTCTGGGTCCTGCCCGTCGAGAAGTTTCAAGTCTTTTATCTGACGGCCTCGCTGTTCCAGCGACGGCTGGGGCTGTGCTCCGTCTATGTGGACACGGCCGGGGTCGCTGGCTTCGCCGCCCCCGTGATCCACGACCTGCCGGCCGGTGAGGCCGAAGCGCTGCTGGAGACCCTCTACGCCCGGTTCCAGGCACACTACGCCGGGGCGGAACCGCCGGGGGCGGAGGCCGGCGTCGAGGCCATCCGCTCGCGGAGTGAGCAGAGCCCCAGGTAA
- a CDS encoding PH domain-containing protein yields MHPLDRAVLNVWRLKLGMVAGVATLGTLAYEVLNLFDGDLPLPFGLTTALVLAAGLALCLIVPPLRYRFWRYALRPEELYLERGLFNRVRTIVPLRRIQHLDVSQDVIEREFGLGRLVVHTAGARSSEIVLPGLRYEEAEKLRDAMKRYILEEDVV; encoded by the coding sequence ATGCACCCTCTCGACCGAGCCGTTTTGAACGTCTGGCGCCTCAAGCTGGGAATGGTGGCCGGGGTTGCCACACTCGGCACGCTGGCCTATGAGGTGCTCAACCTGTTCGACGGAGACCTTCCCCTGCCCTTCGGCCTCACGACCGCCCTGGTGCTTGCGGCCGGGCTGGCGTTGTGCCTGATCGTGCCCCCGCTGCGCTACCGTTTCTGGCGCTACGCGCTCCGCCCGGAGGAGCTCTACCTCGAGCGTGGCCTCTTCAACCGGGTCCGCACCATCGTGCCCCTGCGCCGCATCCAGCACCTGGACGTCTCTCAGGACGTCATCGAGCGTGAATTCGGCCTCGGAAGGCTCGTCGTGCACACGGCGGGCGCCCGCAGCAGTGAAATCGTGCTGCCCGGGCTGCGGTACGAGGAAGCCGAAAAGCTGCGCGACGCCATGAAACGCTATATCCTGGAGGAAGATGTCGTCTGA
- the malQ gene encoding 4-alpha-glucanotransferase, whose product MQLTRSSGLLLHITSLPGPYGIGDFGPAAYQFADFLVQTGQRIWQVLPLVPVGYGFSPYAGLSTFALNPLLISPERLREQGLLNTDDLTGLPAFPAGRVDFDRVIPVKTALLRRAFGRFEAGAGLLDPAHFEAFCARHAAWLDDFALFMTLKEVHGEQVWTAWDPALAHRRPEALARARQAYATEIRMHRFWQFLAHEQWQALKAYCNERGIRIMGDLPIYVAHDSADVWANPHLFALDAHGNPTVVAGVPPDYFSKTGQRWGNPLYRWDVMAENGYAWWTRRMHKILSEVDLVRLDHFRGFEAYWEVPASEETAVNGRWVKGPGADLFETLRHELGELPVVAENLGVITDEVTALMDRFGFPGMAILQFGFDGDADADFLPHNYRHHLVAYTGTHDNDTVVGWWHETKSTQDAAAVERAHRYCRLYLDLDARREREIHWAFIRALFASVAGFAIVPLQDVLGLGSEARMNTPGQEQGNWTWRFTPEQLTRPIADRLRLLTELYGRSVNKTPVLDEVAA is encoded by the coding sequence ATGCAACTGACACGTTCCAGCGGTCTGCTGCTTCACATCACTTCCCTGCCGGGCCCCTACGGCATCGGCGACTTCGGCCCCGCCGCCTATCAGTTCGCGGACTTTCTCGTACAGACCGGCCAGCGGATCTGGCAGGTGTTGCCGCTCGTCCCGGTGGGCTATGGTTTCTCGCCCTACGCGGGCCTGTCCACGTTTGCCCTCAACCCGCTGCTCATCAGCCCGGAACGGCTACGCGAACAGGGCCTGTTGAACACGGACGACCTCACCGGCCTGCCCGCCTTTCCTGCCGGCCGGGTGGACTTCGACCGCGTCATCCCGGTCAAGACGGCCCTGCTGCGCCGGGCCTTCGGCCGCTTCGAGGCCGGGGCCGGCCTCCTCGACCCCGCCCACTTCGAGGCCTTCTGTGCCCGGCACGCCGCCTGGCTCGACGACTTCGCCCTGTTCATGACCCTGAAGGAGGTCCACGGAGAACAGGTGTGGACGGCCTGGGATCCCGCGCTGGCCCATCGCCGGCCCGAGGCCCTGGCCCGGGCCCGGCAGGCCTACGCCACCGAGATCCGCATGCACCGGTTCTGGCAGTTCCTCGCCCACGAACAATGGCAGGCCCTCAAAGCCTACTGCAACGAACGCGGCATCCGCATCATGGGCGACCTGCCCATCTACGTCGCCCACGACAGCGCCGACGTGTGGGCCAACCCCCACCTGTTCGCCCTCGACGCCCACGGCAACCCCACCGTCGTGGCCGGGGTTCCGCCGGACTACTTCAGCAAAACCGGGCAACGCTGGGGCAACCCCCTTTACCGGTGGGACGTCATGGCCGAAAACGGCTATGCCTGGTGGACCCGGCGCATGCATAAGATCCTCTCGGAAGTCGACCTCGTCCGGCTCGACCACTTCCGGGGCTTCGAAGCCTACTGGGAGGTTCCGGCCTCCGAGGAAACCGCCGTCAACGGGCGATGGGTGAAAGGGCCGGGGGCCGACCTGTTCGAAACGCTCCGGCACGAACTGGGCGAGCTGCCCGTCGTGGCCGAAAACCTGGGCGTCATCACCGACGAGGTCACGGCCCTGATGGACCGCTTCGGGTTTCCCGGCATGGCCATCCTCCAGTTTGGCTTCGACGGCGATGCCGATGCCGACTTCCTCCCGCACAACTACCGGCACCACCTCGTCGCCTACACCGGCACCCACGACAACGACACGGTCGTCGGGTGGTGGCACGAAACGAAAAGCACCCAGGACGCCGCCGCCGTCGAGCGGGCCCACCGCTACTGCCGCCTTTACCTCGACCTCGACGCCCGCCGCGAGCGCGAGATCCACTGGGCCTTCATCCGCGCCCTCTTCGCCTCGGTGGCCGGCTTCGCCATCGTCCCGCTGCAGGACGTGCTCGGCCTCGGCTCCGAGGCCCGCATGAACACGCCGGGCCAGGAACAGGGCAACTGGACCTGGCGCTTCACGCCGGAGCAGCTCACCCGCCCCATCGCAGACCGCCTCCGGCTTCTGACCGAACTCTACGGCCGCTCCGTGAATAAAACCCCTGTCCTCGACGAAGTCGCCGCATAG